One Cellulomonas sp. Y8 DNA segment encodes these proteins:
- a CDS encoding (deoxy)nucleoside triphosphate pyrophosphohydrolase: MTRPVLVVAAALVDDLAAPGALLAARRRAPVSLAGRWEFPGGKVEPGESPEDAVHREIREELGVAVELGAELVGPDDGAWWLNERYVMRLWLARVTAGEPRPLVEHDDLRWLPRGRWLTVPWLDADVRIVEALAAATDPADTARRTA; encoded by the coding sequence ATGACCCGCCCCGTCCTCGTCGTCGCCGCCGCGCTGGTCGACGACCTCGCCGCCCCGGGCGCCCTGCTGGCGGCCCGCCGCCGCGCGCCCGTGAGCCTCGCGGGCCGGTGGGAGTTCCCCGGCGGCAAGGTGGAGCCGGGCGAGTCCCCCGAGGACGCCGTGCACCGGGAGATCCGCGAGGAGCTGGGTGTCGCCGTCGAGCTCGGCGCGGAGCTCGTCGGACCCGACGACGGCGCCTGGTGGCTCAACGAGCGGTACGTGATGCGGCTCTGGCTGGCCCGCGTGACGGCCGGGGAACCCCGGCCCCTGGTCGAGCACGACGACCTGCGCTGGCTGCCGCGCGGGCGGTGGCTCACGGTGCCCTGGCTGGACGCGGACGTGCGGATCGTCGAGGCGCTGGCGGCGGCGACGGACCCGGCGGACACCGCTCGGCGCACTGCCTGA
- a CDS encoding ABC transporter substrate-binding protein codes for MSRTRTTASVVAGAMVLAACLACGTGGGADSPRDAPSDADGSTPVEMWIFGELHGVLYEQMADRWNELNPDRAIDLRLTVYPYQDMHNKLQLAANSGTGMPDLVDIEVTKFANFVRGDTPPLMDLSAVAEPYREDVVEARLDLYSRGDAVYGLPTHVGAFVTFYNTELLDEAGVDYTTIATWDDFAAAGAEYSAATGRAFGTANTDVFFVEPLVIAQNGGELFAEDGTVQVDDPVVVESFEMMQAMVDAGAISPIPGSSPDDEEAYGAIARGDYAAIVYPAWYTSRFVDYMPDLAGKIAIAPAPVVPGSDTRTIGGGGTGTAVAADSPVRDLAAEWLAFAKLSPEANVAVWEVLGFDPVNMAVWEDEEVTRNPENQFNQYFTTNLFDVLNEVKDGIGHFESFASPDLPAVNSRFGTVTLTEIYESGVPAREALEQAQRELRNELRQG; via the coding sequence ATGTCACGAACAAGGACGACGGCGTCCGTGGTCGCCGGGGCGATGGTGCTGGCGGCGTGCCTCGCGTGCGGGACCGGGGGCGGGGCGGACAGCCCGCGGGACGCCCCGAGCGACGCGGACGGCTCGACGCCGGTGGAGATGTGGATCTTCGGCGAGCTGCACGGGGTGCTGTACGAGCAGATGGCGGACCGGTGGAACGAGCTGAACCCGGACCGCGCGATCGATCTCCGCCTCACCGTGTACCCGTACCAGGACATGCACAACAAGCTGCAGCTCGCGGCCAACTCCGGCACCGGCATGCCGGACCTGGTCGACATCGAGGTGACGAAGTTCGCCAACTTCGTCCGCGGCGACACCCCGCCGCTCATGGACCTGTCCGCCGTCGCCGAGCCCTACCGCGAGGACGTGGTCGAGGCGCGGCTCGACCTGTACAGCCGCGGCGACGCGGTCTACGGGCTCCCGACCCACGTCGGCGCGTTCGTCACGTTCTACAACACCGAGCTGCTCGACGAGGCAGGCGTCGACTACACGACGATCGCCACCTGGGACGACTTCGCCGCAGCGGGTGCGGAGTACAGCGCCGCCACGGGGCGGGCGTTCGGCACGGCGAACACCGACGTGTTCTTCGTGGAGCCGCTGGTGATCGCCCAGAACGGTGGCGAGCTGTTCGCCGAGGACGGCACGGTCCAGGTCGACGACCCGGTCGTGGTCGAGTCCTTCGAGATGATGCAGGCCATGGTCGACGCGGGCGCGATCTCGCCGATCCCGGGATCGAGCCCCGACGACGAGGAGGCGTACGGGGCCATCGCGCGCGGCGACTACGCCGCGATCGTCTACCCCGCCTGGTACACCTCGCGGTTCGTCGACTACATGCCCGACCTCGCGGGGAAGATCGCCATCGCGCCCGCGCCGGTCGTGCCCGGGTCGGACACGCGGACGATCGGCGGCGGGGGCACCGGCACCGCGGTCGCGGCGGACTCGCCCGTCCGTGACCTGGCGGCCGAGTGGCTCGCGTTCGCCAAGCTCTCCCCGGAGGCCAACGTCGCCGTGTGGGAGGTGCTCGGGTTCGACCCCGTGAACATGGCGGTGTGGGAGGACGAGGAGGTCACCCGGAACCCGGAGAACCAGTTCAACCAGTACTTCACGACCAACCTGTTCGACGTGCTGAACGAGGTCAAGGACGGCATCGGGCACTTCGAGTCGTTCGCCAGCCCCGACCTGCCGGCGGTGAACAGCCGGTTCGGCACGGTGACGCTCACCGAGATCTACGAATCCGGTGTGCCGGCGCGCGAGGCGCTCGAGCAGGCGCAGCGCGAGCTCAGGAACGAGCTGCGGCAGGGCTGA
- a CDS encoding Hsp20/alpha crystallin family protein has product MATRFDPFQEMDRLMNQVLGQQRASATMPMDLFRSGDHYVLSVDLPGADPGSIDVNVDDRTLTIRAQRTARTEDGVQWLAKERPVGTYARQLTVGRGLDLDAITASYADGVLSLTIPVAEEAKPRRIEVSTGGTPATIEAGADAAPQERASA; this is encoded by the coding sequence GTGGCTACGCGATTCGACCCGTTCCAGGAGATGGACCGGCTGATGAACCAGGTCCTCGGTCAGCAGCGCGCGTCGGCGACCATGCCGATGGACCTGTTCCGCTCGGGCGACCACTACGTCCTGAGCGTCGACCTGCCGGGCGCGGACCCCGGTTCGATCGACGTGAACGTCGACGACCGCACCCTCACGATCCGCGCGCAGCGCACCGCGCGCACGGAGGACGGGGTGCAGTGGCTCGCCAAGGAGCGCCCCGTCGGGACCTACGCGCGGCAGCTCACCGTCGGGCGCGGGCTCGACCTGGACGCCATCACCGCGTCGTACGCGGACGGCGTGCTGTCGCTGACGATCCCGGTGGCCGAGGAGGCCAAGCCGCGCCGCATCGAGGTCAGCACCGGTGGGACGCCGGCGACCATCGAGGCGGGCGCCGACGCCGCTCCGCAGGAGCGTGCGAGCGCCTGA